The following proteins are encoded in a genomic region of Haloarcula marina:
- a CDS encoding PEP/pyruvate-binding domain-containing protein, with the protein MSDTVCLLTDPVATEPAVSGAKGATLARLLSLGLPVPGGVVVTTETYRTVVETAGVGDLLSDLEAAVDRGDGAARADLAAELRERIRSTPLPSSVVDALDRDRPSGPVAVRSSATTEDLPGTSFAGQYDSFLGVEGTDAVATAVRDCLASLFTERAVVYRARNDIDVTDAAMAVVVHAFVEPDASGILFTADPVSGRRPVTVIDAGPGRGDRLVSGRTTADSIRFDRPTDRIVEYAVGPERSEPILSESDVRALSTLGTRIESALGSPQDVEWAIRDGDISILQARPITSLFPVPEPTPDDAVHVYYSFGHRQGMPDAMPTLVLDTWATLIESVFSDLGMDGWDIATAGNRLYIDVTPYLREPRLRRRLLDNFDVIDEPGAAAMRSFIADAPEQFPATGRGLPLAAALDNRGTLRRVVGLAYRLVGGVPRTMVTGDPLDAPTALKATYDEECDRAIERIRAPQTLPARLDAAVRELGNGADWLLDPFYSRFLSGIIAGALLRRLVPEERERVDELALGITDDVVYQMNAALADVAAVAQETPAVERALREGTTMADLRDRDDAEAFVAAVDAFLDAFGFRAVGEIDWSRPRYREDPSTLLNVVSGYIAAPDADSPTHQGDELQARAADAKAALVSAAPRPLRPLVRRLATMYRGYIGLRELPKYALVRLLDELRQQTLAAGRQLERAGALESRDDVWHLTYDELRAAVADPRTLAGVDVTARRQAYERATALAPPRLLTSEGEVLRATGPIDGTPGAVTLAGTGAAPGVVEGDVRVVTDPARTRIARGEVLVAPYTDPGWTPLFLNAAAVVTEVGGRLTHGSLVAREYGIPAVVGVDDATTRLKTGDRVRVDGVSGTVERIE; encoded by the coding sequence ATGTCCGACACCGTCTGCCTGCTGACGGACCCAGTTGCGACGGAACCCGCCGTCAGCGGCGCGAAAGGGGCGACGCTCGCCCGTCTGCTGTCACTCGGTCTGCCGGTTCCCGGTGGTGTCGTCGTCACGACCGAGACGTACCGAACCGTCGTCGAGACCGCCGGAGTGGGCGACCTGCTGAGCGACCTCGAAGCAGCAGTGGACCGCGGCGACGGGGCGGCACGGGCGGACCTCGCCGCCGAACTCCGCGAGCGGATTCGGTCGACGCCCCTCCCATCTTCGGTGGTCGACGCGCTGGACCGCGACCGACCGTCCGGCCCGGTAGCGGTTCGGTCGTCGGCGACGACGGAAGACCTCCCCGGAACGTCCTTCGCGGGACAGTACGACTCGTTCCTCGGCGTCGAAGGCACCGACGCCGTCGCGACGGCGGTGCGGGACTGCCTCGCCAGTCTGTTCACCGAGCGCGCCGTGGTGTACCGCGCCCGCAACGACATCGACGTGACCGACGCGGCGATGGCCGTCGTCGTCCACGCGTTCGTCGAACCGGACGCCTCGGGCATCCTCTTCACCGCCGACCCGGTCAGCGGGCGGCGACCCGTGACCGTCATCGACGCGGGACCGGGACGGGGCGACCGACTCGTCTCGGGGCGGACCACGGCCGACTCTATCAGATTCGACCGTCCCACCGACCGAATCGTCGAGTACGCGGTCGGCCCGGAACGGTCCGAGCCGATTCTCTCGGAGAGCGACGTGCGGGCGCTCTCGACGCTGGGCACCCGAATCGAGTCGGCGCTGGGGTCCCCCCAAGACGTGGAGTGGGCGATTCGAGACGGCGACATCTCGATTCTGCAAGCGCGGCCGATTACTTCGCTGTTCCCGGTCCCGGAACCGACGCCCGACGATGCCGTCCACGTGTACTACAGTTTCGGTCACCGCCAGGGGATGCCCGACGCCATGCCGACGCTCGTCCTCGACACGTGGGCGACGCTCATCGAGAGCGTGTTCTCAGACCTCGGGATGGACGGCTGGGACATTGCGACCGCGGGGAACCGGCTGTACATCGACGTGACGCCGTACCTCCGGGAACCACGACTCCGACGGCGATTGCTCGACAACTTCGACGTGATAGACGAACCGGGCGCGGCCGCCATGCGGTCGTTCATCGCCGACGCGCCCGAGCAGTTTCCTGCCACGGGGAGAGGGCTGCCACTGGCCGCCGCGCTCGACAACCGAGGCACGCTTCGCCGCGTCGTCGGACTGGCGTACCGCCTCGTCGGCGGAGTGCCGCGGACGATGGTCACCGGCGACCCGCTGGATGCCCCCACCGCGCTGAAGGCGACGTACGACGAGGAGTGCGACCGGGCTATCGAACGGATTCGCGCGCCGCAGACACTCCCCGCGCGACTCGACGCGGCCGTGCGGGAACTCGGGAACGGGGCGGACTGGTTGCTCGACCCGTTCTACTCGCGGTTCCTCTCGGGCATCATCGCGGGTGCCCTGCTCCGCCGGTTGGTCCCCGAGGAACGGGAGCGCGTCGACGAACTGGCGCTCGGCATCACCGACGACGTGGTCTACCAGATGAACGCCGCGCTGGCCGACGTGGCCGCCGTCGCACAGGAGACGCCAGCGGTCGAACGGGCGCTCCGCGAAGGGACGACGATGGCGGACCTCCGGGACCGGGACGACGCCGAGGCGTTCGTCGCGGCCGTCGACGCATTTCTCGACGCGTTCGGGTTCCGCGCCGTGGGCGAAATCGACTGGAGTCGCCCGCGGTACCGGGAAGACCCGAGTACGCTGTTGAACGTCGTGAGCGGCTACATCGCGGCCCCGGACGCCGATTCACCGACCCATCAAGGCGATGAGTTGCAGGCGCGCGCAGCGGACGCGAAGGCCGCGCTGGTGTCGGCCGCGCCCCGTCCGTTGCGGCCGCTGGTCCGCCGACTCGCCACGATGTACCGCGGCTACATCGGCCTCAGAGAATTGCCGAAGTACGCGCTCGTCCGTTTGCTGGACGAACTACGACAGCAGACGCTGGCGGCCGGTCGGCAACTCGAACGGGCGGGAGCGCTCGAAAGTCGGGACGACGTCTGGCACTTGACCTACGACGAACTTCGGGCCGCCGTCGCGGACCCGCGTACCCTCGCCGGTGTCGACGTGACGGCCCGACGGCAGGCGTACGAGCGAGCGACGGCCCTCGCTCCGCCGCGGTTACTGACGAGCGAGGGGGAGGTTCTGCGCGCGACCGGTCCCATCGACGGGACGCCGGGAGCGGTGACGCTCGCCGGAACCGGGGCGGCACCGGGCGTCGTCGAAGGCGACGTGCGTGTCGTCACCGACCCCGCGAGGACCCGAATCGCCCGTGGGGAGGTGTTGGTGGCCCCCTACACGGACCCCGGGTGGACGCCGCTGTTCTTGAACGCGGCCGCCGTCGTCACCGAAGTCGGCGGACGACTGACCCACGGGTCGCTCGTGGCCCGCGAGTACGGCATCCCGGCGGTGGTCGGCGTCGACGACGCGACGACCAGGCTGAAGACGGGGGACCGCGTCCGCGTCGACGGGGTGAGCGGGACCGTCGAGCGAATCGAGTGA
- a CDS encoding universal stress protein produces MYSRILVPTDGSPGTASAIEHAVEHARTYDATLHTLYVVDTTIAADAGVAGVYGALEDTGREAIDAVRTAAARAGVDAAEASLARGAPYRVILDYVDENDIDLVVMGTHGRRGLERYLLGSTTEKVVRLADVPVLTVRMTDDSA; encoded by the coding sequence ATGTACAGCCGAATCTTGGTTCCGACAGACGGGAGCCCCGGGACCGCGTCGGCCATCGAACACGCGGTCGAGCACGCCCGTACCTACGACGCGACCCTTCACACGCTCTACGTCGTTGACACGACCATCGCCGCGGACGCCGGTGTCGCTGGCGTCTACGGTGCGCTGGAGGACACCGGTCGTGAAGCGATAGACGCAGTCAGGACCGCGGCCGCTCGCGCTGGTGTCGACGCCGCCGAAGCGTCGCTGGCACGCGGCGCACCGTACCGCGTGATTCTCGACTACGTCGACGAAAACGACATCGACCTCGTCGTGATGGGGACGCACGGCCGCCGCGGCCTCGAACGGTACCTCCTCGGAAGTACCACCGAGAAGGTCGTTCGGTTGGCCGATGTGCCGGTGTTGACCGTACGGATGACTGACGACTCGGCATGA
- a CDS encoding CapA family protein has translation MTTTLGLTGDVMLGRLVDERQLQRPPRAVWGDLLPRLTTLDGLCLNLECCLSTRGRPWERTERAFHFRANPRWAVPALEAAGVDCCALANNHVLDYEEAALLDTLDVLDEADIARSGAGRTLSAALEPALFEAGPVEVAVISLTDNTPEYAATPTAPGTAYVDIDVEDATTRERVGEALDRARERDPDLVVASLHWGPNMVTAPSPKFRAFARWLVDEGVDAVHGHSAHVFHGVEVYEGRPILYDTGDFVDDYAVSESLRNDRSFLFELALAADGTVTEVRLRPTEIRDFAVHEARPDAAAWSRDRMRELSAPFGTTIEREGDTLVVPMA, from the coding sequence ATGACGACGACACTCGGCCTGACTGGCGACGTGATGCTCGGGCGCCTGGTCGACGAGCGACAGTTACAGCGCCCTCCCCGGGCCGTCTGGGGCGACCTGCTACCGCGCCTCACCACGCTGGACGGCCTGTGTCTCAACCTCGAGTGCTGTCTCTCGACACGCGGGCGTCCGTGGGAGCGCACCGAACGGGCGTTTCACTTCCGGGCGAACCCGCGGTGGGCCGTTCCAGCGCTCGAAGCGGCCGGTGTCGACTGCTGTGCGCTCGCCAACAACCACGTCCTCGACTACGAGGAGGCGGCGTTACTCGACACGCTCGACGTGTTGGACGAGGCGGACATCGCCCGCAGTGGCGCGGGCCGAACGCTGTCGGCGGCGCTCGAACCCGCGCTGTTCGAGGCCGGACCGGTCGAAGTGGCCGTCATCTCGCTGACCGACAACACGCCGGAGTACGCCGCGACGCCTACCGCTCCGGGAACCGCCTACGTCGACATCGACGTTGAGGACGCTACCACCCGAGAGCGCGTCGGCGAGGCACTGGACAGGGCGCGCGAACGCGACCCGGACCTCGTCGTGGCGTCGCTCCACTGGGGACCGAACATGGTGACGGCCCCCTCCCCGAAGTTCCGCGCGTTCGCCCGATGGCTGGTCGACGAGGGCGTCGACGCCGTCCACGGGCACAGCGCGCACGTGTTCCACGGCGTCGAAGTGTACGAAGGGCGGCCGATACTGTACGACACCGGCGATTTCGTCGACGACTACGCCGTCTCCGAGTCGCTCCGCAACGACCGGAGCTTCCTGTTCGAACTCGCTCTCGCCGCGGACGGGACAGTCACAGAGGTCCGGTTGCGACCGACGGAGATACGCGACTTCGCCGTTCACGAGGCCCGTCCCGACGCGGCCGCGTGGAGTCGGGACCGCATGCGGGAACTGTCCGCGCCGTTCGGGACCACTATCGAACGCGAAGGGGACACGCTCGTCGTTCCGATGGCGTGA
- a CDS encoding universal stress protein, whose protein sequence is MESILLATDGSEYARAAAKHAVELSAAEDLPLYVISVVDERRFNEPALSSTELATIFAEDHATMTIADVRELADGTGVNIEGDTRHGIPHEVILDYAREVGAKTIVLGEHGEHEEHFSGVGRKVAEAADCECVVVEGPQKA, encoded by the coding sequence ATGGAGTCCATCCTGTTAGCGACTGATGGGAGCGAGTACGCACGCGCGGCCGCCAAACACGCCGTCGAACTATCCGCGGCCGAGGACCTCCCGTTGTACGTCATCAGCGTGGTCGACGAGCGCCGCTTCAACGAACCGGCGCTGAGTTCGACCGAACTGGCGACTATCTTCGCGGAGGACCACGCCACGATGACAATCGCCGACGTGCGGGAACTGGCCGACGGTACGGGCGTGAACATCGAGGGCGACACCCGGCACGGGATACCCCACGAGGTCATCCTCGACTACGCGCGGGAAGTGGGCGCGAAGACTATCGTCCTCGGCGAACACGGCGAGCACGAGGAACACTTCTCGGGCGTCGGTCGAAAGGTGGCCGAGGCGGCCGACTGCGAGTGCGTGGTCGTCGAGGGGCCGCAGAAAGCGTAG
- a CDS encoding phosphopantetheine adenylyltransferase → MPDTNRVAILGGTFTPLHNGHRALLHSAFQTASHDGDGDGHVVVGLTSTELASETRSDPSHADRLGAFADRRAALDTALDRVSRAYTASWEIVKIEDTFGPALTREDADALVVAPEGKAQRRAHELNDRRIERGYRPLELHTSPFVVAEDGYRISSTRIRNGEIDVHGQVLDTDE, encoded by the coding sequence ATGCCCGACACAAACCGCGTCGCAATCCTCGGGGGGACGTTCACGCCCCTCCACAACGGCCACCGCGCGCTCCTCCACAGCGCGTTCCAGACGGCGAGCCACGACGGTGACGGCGACGGGCACGTCGTCGTCGGCCTCACTTCGACCGAACTCGCGAGCGAGACGCGGAGCGATCCCTCGCACGCCGACCGTTTGGGCGCGTTCGCCGACCGACGGGCAGCGCTGGACACCGCGCTCGACCGCGTCAGCCGCGCCTACACGGCGTCGTGGGAAATCGTCAAAATCGAAGACACGTTCGGCCCGGCGCTGACCCGCGAGGACGCCGACGCTCTCGTGGTCGCGCCGGAGGGGAAGGCCCAACGTCGCGCGCACGAACTGAACGACCGTCGCATCGAACGCGGCTATCGCCCGCTGGAACTCCACACCTCGCCGTTCGTCGTCGCCGAAGACGGTTACCGAATCAGTAGCACCCGCATCCGGAACGGCGAAATCGACGTTCACGGGCAGGTACTCGACACCGACGAATGA
- a CDS encoding DUF6789 family protein, whose amino-acid sequence MRRVRTMAGVGVAATTALAAVLVFVESVLGVTGAYAFAALVLPLSGEAAVRLPRAAVTVLRLLWFGVLYVVAWPTVYPAFARLLPGDSRLFHGALFGLVVWSVSVVVRLAVAPESAVLDRLSVVVSTLVAYVVYGGALALSEEYLRRSDASAGSTDA is encoded by the coding sequence ATGCGTCGGGTTCGTACGATGGCCGGTGTGGGTGTCGCCGCGACGACAGCGTTGGCGGCAGTCCTCGTCTTCGTCGAGAGTGTGCTCGGCGTCACAGGGGCGTACGCGTTTGCCGCGCTCGTTCTCCCGCTGTCGGGTGAAGCCGCCGTCCGTCTGCCCAGGGCGGCCGTGACAGTCCTCCGACTGCTCTGGTTCGGCGTCCTGTACGTCGTGGCCTGGCCGACTGTGTATCCGGCGTTCGCACGGTTATTGCCCGGTGATTCGCGGTTGTTTCACGGCGCATTATTCGGACTCGTCGTGTGGTCGGTGTCGGTCGTCGTCCGCCTCGCCGTCGCTCCCGAGAGTGCGGTTCTAGACCGCCTTTCCGTCGTCGTTTCGACGCTCGTCGCCTATGTTGTCTACGGCGGGGCGCTGGCACTGAGTGAGGAGTACCTCCGCCGGTCCGACGCATCCGCCGGGTCGACGGATGCCTAA